The Oryzias latipes chromosome 16, ASM223467v1 genome includes a region encoding these proteins:
- the dhdds gene encoding dehydrodolichyl diphosphate synthase complex subunit DHDDS codes for MSWIREGELNLLEKIASNVLKAGPMPKHVAFIMDGNRRFARKKNMERQEGHMQGFNKLAETLRWCKQLSIPEVTVYAFSIENFKRTKEEVDGLLDLARQKFERLLEERENLEKHGVCIRVLGDLNMLPLDLQQLIAKAVLTTKTNNKCFLNVCFAYTSRYEITNAVREMAWGVEQGLIKASDVSEALLSECLYSNNSPNPDLLIRTSGEVRLSDFLLWQTSHSCLVFQSVLWPEYTFWNLCEAILQYQLNHKSIQKARELHREEQALQQLEADRACVADLLQHQGNGKPADAKRRQEALHLCTASREARVQDFLQALKQKRNHFFSDLYGEAVSAYESQS; via the exons ATGTCGTGGATAAGGGAAGGTGAATTAAATCTGCTTGAAAAGATCGCTTCCAATGTCCTTAAG GCAGGACCCATGCCCAAACATGTGGCCTTTATCATGGATGGAAATCGCCGCTTTGCACGTAAGAAAAACATGGAGCGCCAGGAAGGGCACATGCAGGGCTTTAACAAGCTGGCAgag ACGCTGCGTTGGTGCAAGCAGCTGAGTATCCCAGAAGTGACAGTTTATGCTTTCAGCATTGAGAACTTCAAGCGCACTAAAGAAGAGGTGGACGGACTGCTGGACCTGGCCAGGCAGAAGTTTGAGAGGCTGCTGGAGGAACG GGAAAATCTGGAGAAACATGGCGTTTGTATCCGGGTGCTGGGTGACTTGAACATGCTGCCACTTGATCTTCAGCAGCTTATTGCCAAAGCTGTTTTAACAACTAAAACTAATAACAA ATGTTTTCTCAACGTGTGCTTTGCCTACACGTCCAGATATGAAATCACCAACGCCGTCAGGGAGATGGCTTGGGGAGTTGAGCAGGGCCTGATCAAGGCAAG CGATGTTTCGGAGGCGTTGCTCAGCGAGTGCCTGTACAGCAATAACTCTCCTAATCCTGATCTCCTGATCCGAACCTCAGGAGAGGTGCGCCTCAGTGACTTCCTCCTGTGGCAG ACGTCCCACTCCTGTCTGGTGTTTCAGTCGGTTCTGTGGCCCGAGTACACCTTCTGGAATCTGTGTGAAGCCATTCTGCAGTATCAGTTAAACCACAAATCCATCCAG AAAGCCAGAGAGCTTCATCGAGAGGAACAAGCACTACAGCAGCTGGAGGCAGACCGGGCCTGTGTAGCAGACCTCCTGCAGCATCAGGGGAACGGGAAGCCAGCTGATGCCAAGAGAAGACAAGAAGCACTACACCTCTGCACCGCCTCCCGGGAAGCACGAGTCCAGGACTTCCTGCAAGCACTGAAGCAGAAGAGAAACCATTTCTTTTCCGACTTATACGGCGAAGCCGTCTCAGCCTATGAAAGCCAATCataa